In the Qipengyuania gelatinilytica genome, CCGCGCCCGACCCTATCGCCCGGTGAACTTCGGCGCGCGCTTTTCGATCAATGCGTCGACACCTTCCATGTGATCCTGCGTCGAGTGCATCAGCGCCTGCGCATTGGCTGCCATCTCCAGCGCGGCGTCATAGGAGGTCGAGCGCCCCTGGCGCATCAGGTTCTTCGCCTGACGCAGGGCATGCGGAGGCATCGCAGCAACCTTGGCGGCGAGCGCATTGGCCTCTTCGAGCAGCGCATCATGCCCGACCACACGGCTGACCAGCCCCCATTCGAGCGCGGTCGGCGCGTCAATCACATCGCCGGTGTAGAATAGCTCCGCCGCGCGCGCTTCGCCGATGATGCGCGGCAGAATCCACGTGCCGCCATCTCCCGGAATGATGCCCAGCTTGAGGAAGGTGACGCCGAACTTGGCCTTGTCGCTCGCAATCCGCATATCGGCGAGGCAGGCGAGGTCGCAGCCAAGTCCGATGGCCGGGCCATTGACCGCCGCGATCAGGGGCACCCGCAGTGAATAGAGCGCGCGCAGGATCTTGTGGATGTTGTTGCGATAGCCATCGGCGATCTCGGGTGCGGTGCCGCCGAAATTGCCGGTCTTCTCCTTCATCGCCTTGATGTCGCCACCGGCAGAGAAAGCGCGCCCGGCCCCTGTCAGGATCACGCAGCGCACACCCATGTCGGCGTTGATCGCATCGCAGGCCGCCGCAAATGCATCCCCGTCACCGGCAGCCCCGAGCGGGTTCATGCTGTCCGGGCGGTTCAGCGTGAGGGTCGTAACATGTTCGGCAGTGTCGATGGTCAGGAGGGTCATTCGGTCACGCTTTCGCTCGGGATTGTATGGAGGAAGGATAACACCGCTTCTTCCGCCTCGTCATGCCAGGCAAGATCGTGGCCCTTGCCGGGATAGATCACCAGTTTCGCATCGCGGCGCACCTGAGCAAGCTGGCGGGTGTGGGCATGCGGGATCACCCGATCGGCGTCTCCGTGGAGGAGCAGGACCGGCGCTTCGACCGCGCCGATCTTCTCGATATTCTCGTAGCGATGCCGCAGGAACATGCTGGTCGGAAACCATCGGATCTTCTCGGCTACCAGCTGGCGCATGCTTGCAAAGGGGCTGATCAGGACGAGCGCCCGTGGTCCGGTTTCCGCTGCGAGATGCGTCGCTACGCCCGAGCCGATGGAGTTGCCGATGATGACGATATCGTCGGCGGATATGCCGCGGCGCGCAAGGAAGGCGATGGCCGCCCGCCCATCGAGATAGAGACCTTCCTCGCTGAGTGTACCGGGATTGCCGCGATAGCCGCGATATTCGGCTGCGAGCACGCCATAGCCAGCCGGCACCAGCCGGTCG is a window encoding:
- a CDS encoding crotonase/enoyl-CoA hydratase family protein, whose amino-acid sequence is MTLLTIDTAEHVTTLTLNRPDSMNPLGAAGDGDAFAAACDAINADMGVRCVILTGAGRAFSAGGDIKAMKEKTGNFGGTAPEIADGYRNNIHKILRALYSLRVPLIAAVNGPAIGLGCDLACLADMRIASDKAKFGVTFLKLGIIPGDGGTWILPRIIGEARAAELFYTGDVIDAPTALEWGLVSRVVGHDALLEEANALAAKVAAMPPHALRQAKNLMRQGRSTSYDAALEMAANAQALMHSTQDHMEGVDALIEKRAPKFTGR
- a CDS encoding alpha/beta hydrolase, with the protein product MSRPIRIMMWIVGLAFTLYLVLLAILWSQQERLIYPAPQTVGPTTGGFEEISYPTDDGLAISAGYREAEADKPTIVYFHGNGADWVSSVVATDRLVPAGYGVLAAEYRGYRGNPGTLSEEGLYLDGRAAIAFLARRGISADDIVIIGNSIGSGVATHLAAETGPRALVLISPFASMRQLVAEKIRWFPTSMFLRHRYENIEKIGAVEAPVLLLHGDADRVIPHAHTRQLAQVRRDAKLVIYPGKGHDLAWHDEAEEAVLSFLHTIPSESVTE